A window from Trinickia violacea encodes these proteins:
- a CDS encoding type II and III secretion system protein family protein, with protein MKTRLEFSSDRGPRRSKLSSAVMAAMLGAGLLATQPGSAQVVVESGALAKGNTVAVTQMGRSPTKLTIAAASTPAGAPRPAAIPQPPVAEGPLRGPNCVGEIRGETTVVVPLGKSMLVPTDEPVRNRTLGNPAIAQATMVSPQRLYILGQSVGTTNMIIQGRSGACQIIDVVVNVDAGGLQASLSQLMPNERNIRVSTAANNLVLLGRVSSAQAAQEALDIAKAYTQSSGTDDPSKSGGVLNMMTVDSPQQVMLEVKVAEVSKTLIDQLGSSLTLQGGFGSWTGSLVSTLLSGASTILTGTKSNNLPISMSIDAQKTDNLTKILAEPNLVTITGQEASFLAGGRVFIPVPQSNANGGTTITLQEEEFGVGLKFTPTVLGNGRINLKVAPEVSELSPTGVTVTATGTSSTAILPLINTRRASTTVQMNDGESFAIGGLISNNVTGALKAFPGLGELPIIGALLRSTSFQQDRTELVFVVTPHLIKPLPNQNYPLPTDSFTQPNEADVYATGDMEGRGASRAKSAAPASGAPGNSSTQPPAPAGSQAGVPSPAPVPRAPTAPADARLAPHDPPHAGPAPASPSSPSSPDTAKQQTSAVQPPASQSAPAPDAQAARVARIEADAARIAEQEKQRAIAISSASNGTIKQ; from the coding sequence ATGAAAACGAGACTGGAGTTCTCATCCGACCGGGGTCCGCGCCGCAGCAAGCTGAGCAGCGCGGTCATGGCCGCCATGTTGGGCGCGGGGCTGCTGGCTACGCAGCCGGGCAGCGCGCAAGTCGTCGTCGAGAGCGGCGCGCTCGCCAAGGGCAACACCGTCGCGGTGACGCAAATGGGCCGCAGCCCGACGAAATTGACCATCGCCGCGGCATCCACGCCAGCCGGCGCTCCACGCCCGGCCGCAATCCCGCAGCCTCCCGTCGCCGAGGGTCCGCTGCGCGGCCCGAACTGCGTCGGCGAGATCCGCGGCGAAACCACCGTCGTCGTGCCGCTCGGCAAGTCGATGCTCGTGCCCACGGACGAGCCGGTGCGCAACCGGACCCTAGGCAATCCCGCGATCGCGCAGGCAACCATGGTGTCGCCGCAAAGGCTTTACATTCTCGGCCAGTCGGTCGGCACGACCAACATGATCATCCAGGGAAGAAGCGGCGCGTGCCAGATCATCGACGTCGTCGTCAACGTGGACGCGGGCGGGCTGCAGGCATCGCTGTCGCAGTTGATGCCCAACGAACGCAATATTCGGGTGTCAACGGCCGCAAATAACCTTGTTCTCCTCGGCCGCGTGTCGAGCGCGCAGGCAGCGCAAGAAGCGCTCGATATCGCAAAGGCGTACACCCAGAGCAGCGGCACAGACGACCCAAGCAAAAGCGGCGGCGTGCTGAACATGATGACGGTCGATTCGCCGCAGCAAGTGATGCTCGAAGTGAAGGTCGCGGAAGTGTCGAAGACACTGATCGATCAGCTCGGCTCGTCGCTGACCCTTCAGGGCGGGTTCGGCTCGTGGACCGGCTCCCTCGTGAGCACCTTGCTGTCGGGCGCTTCCACCATCCTGACGGGCACCAAGTCGAACAACCTGCCGATTTCGATGTCCATCGACGCGCAAAAGACCGACAACCTCACCAAGATCCTGGCCGAGCCGAATCTCGTCACGATCACCGGCCAGGAAGCCTCGTTCCTCGCCGGCGGCAGGGTGTTCATTCCCGTGCCGCAAAGCAACGCCAACGGCGGAACCACGATCACGCTTCAAGAGGAAGAGTTCGGCGTCGGGCTCAAATTCACGCCGACGGTGCTCGGCAACGGCCGCATCAACCTGAAGGTCGCGCCGGAAGTGTCAGAGCTCTCGCCGACGGGCGTAACGGTAACCGCTACCGGCACGAGCAGCACGGCGATCCTGCCGCTCATCAACACACGCCGCGCGTCGACGACCGTGCAAATGAACGACGGTGAATCGTTCGCGATCGGCGGGCTCATCAGCAACAATGTCACGGGCGCCCTCAAGGCATTTCCGGGTCTCGGCGAGTTGCCCATAATCGGGGCGCTCCTGCGCAGCACGTCGTTCCAGCAGGACCGCACGGAGCTCGTGTTCGTCGTCACGCCGCATCTCATCAAGCCGCTTCCGAACCAGAACTATCCGTTGCCGACCGACAGCTTTACGCAGCCCAACGAGGCCGACGTGTATGCCACAGGCGACATGGAAGGCCGCGGCGCCTCGCGCGCGAAAAGCGCGGCTCCGGCGAGCGGCGCACCAGGCAACTCGTCGACGCAGCCGCCCGCTCCGGCGGGCTCGCAAGCGGGCGTGCCGTCGCCGGCACCGGTGCCGCGCGCGCCGACGGCTCCGGCCGATGCGCGGCTTGCGCCGCATGACCCGCCCCACGCCGGCCCGGCGCCCGCTTCGCCGAGTTCGCCGAGTTCGCCCGATACCGCCAAGCAGCAAACGAGCGCCGTCCAGCCGCCCGCGAGCCAATCCGCACCGGCACCAGACGCGCAGGCGGCACGCGTCGCGCGCATTGAAGCGGACGCCGCCCGGATCGCCGAGCAAGAGAAGCAGCGCGCGATCGCGATATCGAGCGCGTCAAACGGGACGATCAAGCAGTGA
- a CDS encoding Tad domain-containing protein, translated as MRRELQSRVQRRTRQSERGAVAVLVALALVALIGAVGLALDLGKLYVVKSELQNSADSCALAAARDLTGATINLSVSEASGITAGHLNYAFFQSSPVQLAVNNNVTFTDALTDPFLPKNSVTNPSTIKYVQCTTSLSNIANWFIQVLDMLPGVNVANASVSANAVATISPAQTTCAIPVFVCKAGTQVTPAIPNQSYTPGQWIASKAGSPPSYGNGNFGWAALNGTTNANDIRNELTSNYCNLPAIGSTVGSPGNKLTDDGAWNSRFGIYQNPYSQSSDATDFTGYAYTAHSWLAQANAYSDFVSKRATFTAYQGDGNGTTQSGLTLKGSSSGTVYTAGADRRLALAPEVDCGQLLVPGGHSANILQWDCVLMLDPMDKAGDPVHLEYEGNTTDPTMPCATHGIPGNSSSVGPLVPVLVQ; from the coding sequence ATGCGTCGCGAACTTCAATCCCGTGTGCAACGCCGGACTCGTCAGTCCGAGCGCGGTGCCGTGGCCGTACTCGTGGCACTCGCACTCGTCGCGCTCATTGGAGCTGTCGGGCTCGCGCTCGATCTCGGCAAGCTCTATGTCGTCAAAAGCGAATTGCAGAACAGTGCAGATTCGTGCGCATTGGCTGCGGCCCGCGACCTGACGGGAGCAACGATCAACCTCTCCGTCTCCGAGGCGTCCGGCATTACCGCCGGACACCTCAACTACGCATTCTTCCAGAGCTCCCCGGTGCAACTGGCCGTCAACAACAACGTGACGTTCACCGATGCGCTGACCGACCCGTTCCTGCCGAAAAACTCGGTCACCAATCCGTCGACAATCAAGTACGTGCAGTGCACCACCTCGCTCTCGAACATCGCGAACTGGTTCATCCAGGTACTCGACATGCTGCCGGGCGTGAATGTCGCCAACGCGTCGGTGTCGGCCAACGCGGTGGCCACGATCAGCCCCGCGCAAACCACGTGCGCGATTCCGGTATTCGTCTGCAAGGCAGGCACCCAGGTCACCCCGGCAATTCCCAATCAAAGCTATACGCCGGGCCAGTGGATCGCATCGAAAGCCGGCTCGCCGCCCAGTTACGGGAACGGTAACTTCGGGTGGGCCGCGCTCAACGGCACCACAAACGCGAACGACATCAGGAACGAGCTGACCAGCAACTACTGCAACCTCCCGGCCATTGGCTCGACCGTCGGCTCCCCGGGCAACAAGCTCACGGACGACGGCGCTTGGAACTCACGTTTCGGCATCTATCAGAACCCGTACTCGCAATCGAGCGATGCGACCGATTTCACGGGATATGCGTACACGGCCCATAGCTGGCTAGCGCAAGCCAACGCATACAGCGACTTCGTCAGCAAGCGGGCCACGTTCACGGCGTATCAGGGTGACGGGAACGGGACCACGCAATCAGGTCTGACATTGAAGGGTTCCTCTTCGGGCACCGTCTACACGGCTGGCGCCGACCGGCGCCTCGCGCTCGCCCCCGAGGTCGACTGCGGCCAGCTATTGGTCCCGGGGGGGCACTCCGCAAATATTCTCCAGTGGGATTGCGTCCTGATGCTCGATCCGATGGACAAGGCGGGCGACCCGGTTCATCTGGAGTACGAAGGCAACACAACGGACCCGACCATGCCGTGCGCGACGCACGGTATCCCGGGCAACAGTTCATCGGTCGGGCCGCTGGTTCCGGTTCTGGTGCAATAG
- a CDS encoding TadE/TadG family type IV pilus assembly protein, with product MHGAAAVELALMLIVLVPLALGVAEFGHAISQYETLTKGTRDAARYLSTYLPSDPAYPLAQAQCLAVYGSATCPTGNATPLVTGLTTSMVVVCDAVNTTNCQDTTDPTLFASVPTYDSNNGAAGGTQSGSINVVEVKIKGFKYQPIEPFFNPTLNLAQLIFNDIFTVMRQVS from the coding sequence ATGCACGGCGCAGCCGCCGTCGAGTTGGCGCTGATGCTGATTGTGCTCGTTCCGCTTGCCCTCGGAGTGGCCGAGTTCGGCCACGCGATCTCGCAGTACGAAACGCTCACCAAGGGCACGCGCGACGCGGCGCGCTACCTCTCGACGTACCTGCCGAGCGACCCGGCGTACCCGCTTGCGCAGGCGCAGTGCCTCGCCGTGTACGGCAGCGCGACCTGCCCCACCGGCAACGCCACGCCGCTCGTCACCGGCCTCACGACATCGATGGTCGTGGTGTGCGACGCCGTAAACACCACGAATTGCCAGGACACGACGGACCCGACCCTGTTCGCCAGCGTACCGACCTACGACTCGAACAACGGCGCGGCCGGTGGCACTCAGTCGGGCAGCATCAACGTGGTCGAGGTCAAGATCAAAGGCTTCAAGTACCAGCCGATCGAGCCGTTCTTCAATCCGACGCTCAATCTCGCGCAACTGATCTTCAACGACATCTTCACCGTCATGAGGCAAGTATCATGA
- a CDS encoding TadE/TadG family type IV pilus assembly protein: MSTVMEQRAGAIRSRRRRERGAAMVEFALVAAVFCTLLIGAFEFARVLFYWNTAGEAMRLGARTAVVCDADASVIKSKITSLLPLLANSNVTLSYTPAGCDSDPTTARNTCTFVTVSVTNVQVQTMIPFVPLTLTMPPLSTTLPRESLTTATGGTVCQ; the protein is encoded by the coding sequence ATGAGCACTGTCATGGAGCAGCGTGCTGGCGCCATCCGTTCGCGGCGGCGCAGGGAGCGCGGCGCCGCCATGGTCGAGTTCGCGCTCGTCGCGGCCGTCTTCTGCACGCTCCTGATCGGCGCCTTCGAGTTCGCCCGCGTGTTGTTCTACTGGAATACGGCCGGTGAAGCGATGCGCCTCGGCGCGCGCACCGCCGTCGTATGCGACGCGGACGCATCGGTGATCAAATCGAAGATCACCTCGTTGCTGCCCCTCCTCGCCAACTCGAACGTGACGCTGAGCTACACGCCGGCCGGCTGCGACTCGGATCCGACCACGGCGCGCAACACCTGCACGTTCGTCACAGTCAGCGTCACTAACGTACAGGTGCAGACGATGATTCCATTCGTCCCCCTCACGCTCACGATGCCGCCACTCAGCACCACGTTGCCGCGCGAGAGTCTCACGACGGCCACGGGCGGCACAGTCTGTCAATAA
- a CDS encoding AAA family ATPase gives MIDLLSISKDATRLAEVARLIGECGNYRGTRAVATPSQLLERGDSLDAFDVLIVDALSLQDADLPVVADLCHRHGHLTCILLIPDASPETLIAAMRAGFRDVIHWPLDQRALRDALQRAENRRALHDTHETRIVSFMSCKGGTGTSFIASNVAHALSTTLQKRVLLIDLNQLFGDAAFLVTNETPPSTLPQMCGQIARMDSAFLDACLLHGNDRFDLLAGAGDPVKAADIKLETLEWILGVAVPRYDFVIFDLGQSINQLSILALDRSDEIHIVLQPSMPHVRAGRRLQEILASLGYSADRMRLLLNRHSRHGERARAAMEEVLGMQPYEVLPEDAATVAAAMNEGVPVSQIARNSGVARSVQKLAQNIVNHGPAPTRAHARGESLVTRFFGRNANPKLKTM, from the coding sequence ATGATCGATCTCCTGAGCATTTCCAAGGACGCCACGCGGCTCGCCGAGGTCGCGCGCCTGATCGGCGAATGCGGCAACTACCGGGGGACGCGTGCCGTCGCCACCCCGTCCCAGCTCCTCGAGCGAGGGGACAGTCTCGACGCGTTCGACGTCCTGATCGTCGATGCCCTATCGCTTCAGGACGCCGACTTGCCGGTCGTCGCCGATTTGTGCCACCGGCATGGGCATCTCACATGCATTCTGCTGATTCCGGATGCGTCGCCGGAGACGCTCATTGCCGCGATGCGCGCCGGCTTTCGCGACGTGATCCACTGGCCGCTCGATCAGCGCGCGCTTCGCGACGCGCTGCAGCGTGCAGAAAACCGGCGTGCGCTGCACGACACGCACGAGACCCGTATCGTGTCGTTCATGTCATGCAAGGGCGGGACGGGGACGAGTTTCATTGCCAGCAACGTCGCGCACGCGCTTTCGACGACGCTGCAAAAGCGCGTGTTGCTGATCGACCTCAATCAACTGTTCGGCGACGCCGCCTTTCTTGTTACGAACGAAACACCGCCTTCGACGCTGCCGCAGATGTGCGGGCAGATCGCGCGGATGGATTCCGCCTTCCTCGACGCTTGCCTGCTTCATGGCAATGACAGGTTCGATCTACTCGCCGGCGCGGGCGATCCGGTCAAGGCTGCCGACATCAAGTTGGAAACACTCGAATGGATCCTGGGCGTTGCGGTACCCCGCTACGACTTCGTGATCTTCGATCTCGGCCAGAGCATCAATCAGCTTTCGATACTCGCGCTCGATCGCAGCGACGAAATCCACATCGTATTGCAGCCCAGCATGCCGCACGTGCGCGCAGGGCGACGCCTGCAGGAAATCCTGGCGTCGCTCGGCTATTCCGCCGACCGGATGCGGCTGTTGCTGAACCGGCATTCCCGCCACGGCGAACGTGCGCGTGCCGCGATGGAGGAAGTCCTGGGCATGCAACCCTACGAGGTGCTTCCGGAGGACGCCGCGACCGTGGCCGCAGCGATGAACGAAGGGGTGCCGGTGTCACAGATCGCCCGTAACAGCGGCGTGGCACGCAGTGTGCAGAAGCTCGCGCAAAACATCGTCAACCACGGGCCCGCGCCCACGCGCGCCCACGCACGCGGCGAGTCATTGGTCACCCGCTTCTTCGGCCGCAATGCGAACCCGAAGCTCAAGACCATGTAA
- a CDS encoding CpaF family protein, which yields MSLREQISSQLVKPFGERNGGANSHKGMASTAYQQLKREVHHLVLEHVELERLSRLPVDQVRQEIGTLIGRILEEEKAPANDVERKQLVVDVYDEMFGFGPLEVLLRDPTVSDILVNTSKQTYVERKGRLELTDVTFYDDAHLMKVIEKIVSRVGRRIDESSPMVDARLPDGSRVNAIIPPTAVDGPLVSIRRFAVNPLQVSDLIQLQTLTPPMAELLDALARAKVNILISGGTGSGKTTLLNILSGFIPADERIVTIEDAAELQLRQPHVLRLETRPPNIEGRGEVTQRTLVRNALRMRPDRIILGEVRGAEALDMLAAMNTGHEGSLATIHANTPRDALTRLENMISLGGMSLPPKTMRQQIASAISVVIQASRLNDGRRKIVSIQELTGMEGEIINMQEVFTFKRTGVDQNGTVRGHFCATGVRPKFVERLQAFGISLPDQIYDPSRRFETT from the coding sequence ATGTCTTTGCGTGAACAGATATCCTCACAATTGGTGAAGCCATTCGGAGAACGAAACGGCGGAGCGAACTCGCACAAGGGGATGGCTAGCACCGCATATCAGCAACTCAAGCGAGAGGTCCATCATTTGGTGCTCGAGCACGTCGAACTGGAACGTCTCTCGAGACTTCCGGTCGATCAGGTCCGTCAGGAAATCGGCACCCTTATCGGACGCATTCTCGAAGAAGAGAAAGCACCCGCCAACGATGTTGAACGCAAGCAACTGGTCGTCGACGTGTATGACGAGATGTTCGGCTTCGGTCCGCTCGAAGTGCTGCTTCGCGACCCGACCGTATCCGACATTCTCGTCAATACGTCCAAGCAGACGTACGTCGAACGCAAGGGCCGGCTCGAATTGACCGACGTGACGTTCTACGACGACGCGCACTTGATGAAAGTGATCGAGAAGATCGTTTCGCGCGTCGGACGGCGCATCGACGAATCGAGCCCAATGGTCGATGCGCGCCTGCCGGATGGCTCGCGGGTCAATGCAATCATCCCGCCCACCGCGGTGGACGGGCCGCTCGTGTCGATCCGGCGCTTTGCTGTGAATCCGCTGCAGGTGTCTGACCTGATCCAGCTGCAGACCCTCACGCCGCCGATGGCGGAGCTGCTCGATGCGCTAGCGCGCGCGAAAGTCAACATCCTCATTTCGGGCGGCACCGGCAGCGGCAAGACGACCCTTTTGAACATTCTGTCCGGCTTTATTCCGGCCGACGAGCGCATCGTGACAATCGAAGACGCGGCGGAACTGCAACTGCGGCAGCCGCATGTGCTCAGACTCGAGACGCGTCCGCCGAACATCGAGGGACGCGGCGAGGTCACGCAGCGCACACTCGTGCGCAACGCCCTGCGGATGCGCCCCGATCGCATCATTCTCGGGGAAGTGCGCGGCGCGGAAGCGCTCGACATGCTGGCCGCCATGAATACCGGCCATGAGGGTTCCCTTGCCACGATCCACGCGAACACGCCGCGCGATGCGCTCACGCGTCTCGAGAACATGATCAGCCTTGGTGGCATGTCGCTTCCGCCGAAGACGATGCGCCAGCAGATCGCGTCAGCGATCTCGGTGGTCATCCAGGCCTCCCGGCTAAACGACGGTCGGCGCAAGATCGTCAGCATTCAGGAGCTGACCGGCATGGAAGGGGAGATCATCAACATGCAGGAGGTGTTTACGTTCAAGCGAACCGGAGTCGACCAGAACGGCACCGTGCGCGGCCATTTTTGCGCGACCGGCGTGCGGCCGAAATTCGTCGAGCGGCTGCAGGCATTCGGCATCAGCCTGCCGGATCAGATCTACGACCCCTCACGACGCTTCGAAACCACGTGA
- a CDS encoding type II secretion system F family protein: MDPIFYAFVVLVFVAVVLAVEGIHLWWSSHHGTAARRIEARIRALSAGGQVQKERLTILKDRMLGESNSLEKLVMQLPRVKTLDLLIQQSGLSWSVARLILTSLTIPLILLAAATFLPVPMAFAALAALASGALPYLYVNRQRTKRLRKLEKQLPDVADTIGRALRAGHAFPSAIGMVSAEFAEPMAGEFRITFDEINYGVALNEALMNLATRVPIRDLRYFVIAVLIQRETGGNLAEVLDGISFLIRERFKLFDKVRVLAAEGKMSAWVLGLLPFVTAGAMMALNPTFLEVLWKDPAGLKVIAAMAVMMIVGVFWMRRIIRIRV; encoded by the coding sequence ATGGACCCGATCTTCTACGCGTTTGTCGTCCTGGTGTTCGTGGCCGTGGTGCTTGCGGTCGAGGGCATCCATCTATGGTGGAGCAGCCATCACGGCACCGCCGCCCGGCGTATCGAAGCGCGCATCCGCGCGTTGTCCGCGGGTGGCCAGGTGCAAAAGGAGCGTCTGACGATCCTGAAGGATCGCATGTTGGGCGAATCGAACTCGCTCGAGAAGCTGGTGATGCAGCTGCCGCGAGTCAAGACGCTCGATCTTCTAATTCAGCAATCGGGGCTGAGCTGGTCCGTTGCGCGGTTGATCCTCACGAGCCTGACCATCCCGCTGATCCTGCTCGCCGCCGCCACCTTCCTGCCGGTGCCCATGGCGTTCGCCGCCCTCGCCGCACTGGCATCGGGCGCCCTGCCCTATCTCTACGTCAACCGCCAGCGCACGAAGCGGCTGCGCAAGCTCGAAAAGCAATTGCCCGACGTCGCCGACACGATTGGCCGGGCGCTGCGTGCGGGCCACGCGTTCCCCAGCGCGATCGGCATGGTGAGCGCCGAGTTCGCCGAGCCGATGGCCGGTGAATTCCGCATCACGTTCGACGAAATCAACTATGGCGTGGCACTGAACGAAGCATTGATGAATCTTGCGACGCGTGTGCCGATTCGCGATTTGCGCTATTTCGTGATCGCCGTGCTGATCCAGAGGGAAACGGGAGGCAACCTCGCTGAGGTCCTGGACGGTATCTCGTTTCTGATCCGCGAGCGATTCAAGCTGTTCGACAAGGTTCGGGTTCTGGCCGCCGAAGGCAAGATGTCCGCATGGGTGCTTGGCTTGCTCCCGTTCGTGACGGCAGGGGCCATGATGGCGCTGAATCCGACTTTCCTCGAAGTGCTCTGGAAAGACCCGGCCGGCCTGAAAGTGATCGCAGCGATGGCTGTCATGATGATAGTCGGCGTGTTCTGGATGCGGCGAATCATAAGAATTCGCGTGTAA
- a CDS encoding type II secretion system F family protein, whose protein sequence is MQSSNTINMLLLVGLFAVVFAGALGVMLLLAPRDMRRRIEQAGGVRVAPQSESMPTGTVWLEKIADISQPIAKLSVPKENWENSVLRVRLMNAGWRAPGAAAIYFAAKTMLAMTLPLVALIWLAGTSLAANPLGLSAILIGLGGFGYYLPNGVLDRRIKSRQRTIFEDFPDALDLLTVCIEAGLSLDAGLMKVAEEIKLRSAIVAGELELMLLELRSGFTKEKALRNLSLRTGVEDIDSFSTMLIQAERFGTSIGDSLRVLSDTLRTRRRSRAEEQAAKIAVKLLLPLAFCIFPALLSVLLGPAFIHVYRILLPTMSGSGG, encoded by the coding sequence ATGCAATCATCCAATACGATAAACATGCTGTTGCTCGTCGGTCTGTTCGCCGTCGTGTTCGCGGGAGCGCTCGGCGTCATGCTTTTACTCGCGCCCCGCGACATGCGACGGCGTATCGAGCAGGCGGGCGGCGTGCGGGTTGCGCCGCAGTCCGAATCCATGCCGACCGGGACGGTATGGCTCGAAAAGATTGCGGACATTTCGCAGCCCATTGCGAAACTGTCGGTTCCCAAAGAAAACTGGGAGAACTCGGTGTTGCGCGTGCGCCTGATGAATGCGGGTTGGCGAGCGCCCGGCGCCGCAGCCATCTATTTCGCGGCGAAAACGATGCTCGCGATGACCTTGCCGCTCGTGGCGCTGATTTGGCTTGCCGGCACCTCGCTCGCCGCGAATCCGCTCGGACTGTCCGCCATCCTGATCGGCTTGGGCGGATTCGGCTACTACTTGCCTAACGGCGTGCTCGATCGCCGCATCAAATCGCGTCAGCGCACGATTTTCGAGGACTTTCCCGACGCGCTGGATCTGCTGACCGTCTGCATCGAGGCCGGTCTGAGCCTGGACGCCGGACTCATGAAGGTCGCCGAGGAGATCAAGCTGCGCAGCGCGATAGTCGCGGGCGAGCTCGAACTGATGCTGCTCGAGTTGCGCTCCGGATTTACGAAGGAAAAAGCATTGCGCAACCTCTCGCTGCGCACGGGCGTCGAAGATATCGATTCGTTCAGCACCATGCTGATTCAGGCTGAACGCTTTGGCACGAGCATCGGTGATTCGCTGCGCGTGCTGTCCGACACGCTGCGCACGCGGCGCCGGAGCCGCGCCGAAGAGCAGGCGGCGAAGATCGCCGTGAAATTGCTGCTCCCGCTTGCCTTCTGTATTTTTCCAGCCTTGCTCTCGGTATTGCTCGGACCGGCGTTCATTCACGTCTATCGGATTCTCTTGCCGACGATGAGCGGGTCCGGAGGATGA